TGGCAGTGGTTCATGATTCTTTTCGTCCCATCCCTGGTAGATTTAAAGACTACATTGGACTGCCTAAACCAAACCATTATCAATCTTTACATACTGGGGTAATTGGCTTGACTGGCCGCCCGTTGGAAGTACAAATTCGCACCTTAGAGATGCACCATATCGCGGAGTATGGAATTGCCGCCCATTGGAAGTATAAAGAAAGTGGTGGTTCTGATAATGCTAATCTAACAGGCTCTGATGAAAAGTTTACTTGGTTGCGCCAATTGCTAGATTGGCAAAGTGATTTAAAAGATGCTCAGGAATACTTAGATAGTGTTAAAGACAATCTATTTGAAGATGACGTTTATGTCTTCACCCCTAAGGGGGATGTTGTTCCGTTAAGTCCCAGTTCTACAAGTATAGATTTTGCCTATCGGATTCATACAGAAGTCGGAAACCACTGTGCGGGGGCGCGAGTGAATGGGCGCATTGTTCCTTTGTCAACACGGCTACATAATGGGGATATTGTCGATATTATTACCCAAAAGAATTGTCATCCCAGTTTAGATTGGTTAAATTTTGTTAGCACTTCAGCGGCTAAGTATCGGATTAAACAATGGTACAAGCGATCGCGCCGAGAAGAAAATGTTGCCAGAGGTAGAGATTTATTAGAGAAGGAATTGGGAAAAACTGGTTTTGAGAGTTTGCTCAAATCCGACGCTATGCACACCGTCGCCGAAAAATGTAACTATCACAGTGTGGAAGATTTGCTCGCCGGTTTGGGTTATGGGGAAATTACCTCAAACTTAGTGCTGAACCGTTGGCGGGAAGTCGTCAAAGCCAGACAACCTGTGACTGATGTCGTTCCATTTATCGCCAAAGAACCAACACCAAAAACCTCACGGGATACACCACTAATTACTTCCCGTGCTAGTGATTCCCCCATTATTGGGATGGAGGGTTTAGCTCATCATGTCGCTGGGTGTTGTACTCCCATTCCCGGTGAACCAATTGTGGGTGTAGTTACACGCGGAAGAGGAATCTCTATTCATCGCCAAGGCTGTCATAATGTAGATCCTGTTGAGCATGAGCGTTTAGTCCCAGTGCATTGGAATTTAGCTATGGAAAATCGTGGCCGTCCTCATACTTATCCTATTAATTTACAAATTGAGGCAATGGATCGCGTGGGAGTATTAAAGGATGTGTTATCACGGTTAAGTGACCAAGGCATCAATGTCCGTCATGCTCAAGTGAAAACTTCTCTAGGACAACCCGCTTTGATGGATTTGGGTATTGATGTCCGCGATTGTTCTCAATTGGAACATTTATTTGTGCAACTCAAGAAAATGAGTGATATTCTCAATGTCCGTCGTGTTTGTGAGGCTGAGGACTGCGGATGAATTGAAAATTAACAATTTTTGGCTTGTTTCACGCAGGGTAAGCCATAAGGGGAATTTATCCCCTACAGACATTACCCTCAAATATCCTCCTTGACATACTCCCCATCCTAGAAGGGTGAGGATTCTGGGTTCAAACAACAGTTGCGGGCATAACCCGTCTTACACTATCTCGCCCAACAGACAATGCCCTGCCTGTTCTCACCATTATATCAAAAAGCCGTCCTAGAAGGACGGGGCTTTAAACCCAAATTTTTGGTAAATTTGTTGTCCGCCATTTTTGATAGCAATGGGGGTTGTATTTCCGGTTTGGGCGGAGTATTTGTTGGTTGCGTCTTTGAGAAAGATGCTATTCCCAGCATTTTAGATGATTGCATAGCCAATTTGACCGTCACCATTGGCATCAATTTGGAAGTTAGTTTCTTGGGTAAGCACTATAGAATCGCTTGTTTATAGGCATGATATGATGCGAGAATAAACGATTTTTTTAAATATTTAATAATGATTGAAAGTCTCTATCTTGACACCAGTATTATTGGCTATCTGACAATTAGGCCAAGCACTAATCTAATAACTGCCTCAAATTCAATAATTACACAGAGTTGGTGGGATACTCGACGGCAAAATTTTACTCTATATATCTCTGAAGTAGTTTTAGAGGAATTAGCCAGAGGAGATCAAGAAATAGTTACTAAACGACTTGATCTAATCAATGAATTACCATTACTAGAACTCAACGAAACAGTGGAAGAATTAGCCCAGCAATTTCTCACAAAAAGCAATCTTCCTCCTAAAGCATCTGATGATGCCTTACATATTGCCTTAGCTACTGTTTATAAAGTAGATTATTTGTTAACATGGAACTGTAAACATATTGCTAATGCACAAATACAGAAAAAACTCTCACAAATTAGTATTCAATCTGGTTATGAATTACCAACAATCTGTACACCTTATGAACTTATGGGAGACTAACTATGTGGAAAGATGAAGTATTAGAGGAAATTTATAAAATCCGAGAAGAACACGCTAAATCTTTTAATTATGATTTGCATGAAATTTGTAAAGATTTAAGAAAAAAACAGATAGCTAGAAACAGAAAAATTATTACTCAGCCTCTGGTAACATTACCATCCTAAAATAAATAGATTATTACTAAGTGCCACCTAGTAATCACTTTTCGGAATCCAAGATTTAGATCCCCGACTTCTTAAAGAAGTCGGGGATCTGGTAGAGTTTTTTTAAATTTCATTCAAGGCTTGCAAGAGTTGATCAATTTCTTCAACTGTGTTGTAATGGGCTAAACCAATTCTCAATAAGCCACCAGATGTTTCTACGTCTAATTTTTCGGTGAGGTTAACTGCATAGAAATTTCCGTACCAAGCAAATATTCCCTTTTCTCCTAATATGGTTGCTATGGTTGCTGGTGTTTTTCCTTCTATGCGGATAGATACTGTGGGTGTACGCCATGTAAATTGGCTGGGTTCAGTAATTCCATATAAGGTTAAACCAGGGATTTTTAGCAATCCTGAAATCAGCTTTTTACTTAATTCTCTTTCATATTGTTGAATGGCTGACATTGCTGCAACTAAAGCAGCTCGGCGACTATGATAAGCTGATGCTAGTTCATGGTTTGGTTGTGCTGTTTCTGTCAGAAATCGCGGACAATGGAAAGTTGTTAATCCTTCTTTATCGGCTTCCATTAAGGAGGAAAGTAATTCACTATCTAAGGTTGGGGAAACATGACAACCTAATTTTGCTAAATAGTTAATTGCTGCTACTAATCCGGCTAAACCTTCATGATTTAAAGTTCCTGTTTCCCATCTGGAAGGAACTTCTTCTGATGCAGGTTTCACTTTATAAGGCGAAAATCTCGTTAAATATTCTCTTTTTCCGTAGAGAATCCCGACATGAGGAGCGAAGAATTTATAAGCGGAACAGGCGAGAAAATCACAGTCTAAATGATGAACATTAATCGGTGCATGGGGGGCATAATGGACAGCATCAACATATACTAAAGCCCCGACATTATGGGCGAGTTTTGTTATTTTGGTAATATCATTAATTGTGCCAACGGCGTTAGAAGCATAGGTGACTGCAACTAATTTTGTCCGGGAATTTATCTTTTGTTCTAAATCTTTTATATCTAAAGTACAGTCGGTAATATTGATATCAATAGGACGAATAATTACACCTTTTTCTTCTAAAGCATACCAGGGAGAAATATTGGCTGCGTGGTCTAAGTTTGTGACAATGATTTCATCACCTGGTTGTAATTCTCTCCCGATAGCGCGACTCACGGAGAAGGTGAGGGTGGTCATGTTTGCGCCAAATACTACTTCATCATTATCACATCCTAGGAAGTCGGCGATCGCAGCCCTGGCGGAAATAATCAAGGCATCTGTTCGCATACTCGTAGCAAAAGCACCGTGAGTATTAGCATTCGATCTAACTAAATAATCACTAATTGCGTCTAATACTCCACCAGGAACTTGTGTTCCCCCAGGTCCATCAAAGAAAATCGCTGGTTTTCCGTTGATTGTTTGTGTCAGTGCGGGAAACTGGGCGCGTATCCATTTTATGTCTAAAGATTCGTTCATATAATTCACGTCTTGTCAAAAAAAGATTAAATGATATTTTTAAGAGGGACGAGATTTAGCACAACATTATCCCCTGAATATAACAGCATCATTATCATTAGATTAATTCCCAATTTAGCATGACCAATCCACAGACAGAATATGATTCTCCTTGGAAAACTATTCTTCAGACTTATTTCTCCGAATTTATCAGCTTTTTCTACCCGGATCTTTATGCCGATATCGACTGGACTAAACCTATTGAGTTTCTGGATAAAGAGTTACTCCAAGTCACTAGAGATGCTTCAATTGGTCGCAGATTAGCGGATGCTCTCGTCAAAGTTTATCGGATTAATGGTGAAGAAAGTTGGCTG
The window above is part of the Dolichospermum sp. DET69 genome. Proteins encoded here:
- a CDS encoding bifunctional (p)ppGpp synthetase/guanosine-3',5'-bis(diphosphate) 3'-pyrophosphohydrolase; the encoded protein is MSTVTIKPPVDVILPDWLNKCLIEPPAPILTEEEDRTYNGNALICRAFQFAYELHGGQIRKSGEPYIAHPVAVAETLRELGGSPAMIAAGLLHDVVEDTEITVEDIEARFGPEVRLLVEGVTKLSKINFTSKTESQAENFRRMFLAMAQDIRVIVVKLADRLHNMRTLQYMSESSRQRSAQETRDIFAPLANRLGIWQIKWELEDLAFKYLDPEAYRATQQSVAEKRTAREEKLLKATDTLRRRLLKAGINCLEINGRPKHLYSIYQKMQRQQKEFHEIYDLAALRIIVQTNEECYRALAVVHDSFRPIPGRFKDYIGLPKPNHYQSLHTGVIGLTGRPLEVQIRTLEMHHIAEYGIAAHWKYKESGGSDNANLTGSDEKFTWLRQLLDWQSDLKDAQEYLDSVKDNLFEDDVYVFTPKGDVVPLSPSSTSIDFAYRIHTEVGNHCAGARVNGRIVPLSTRLHNGDIVDIITQKNCHPSLDWLNFVSTSAAKYRIKQWYKRSRREENVARGRDLLEKELGKTGFESLLKSDAMHTVAEKCNYHSVEDLLAGLGYGEITSNLVLNRWREVVKARQPVTDVVPFIAKEPTPKTSRDTPLITSRASDSPIIGMEGLAHHVAGCCTPIPGEPIVGVVTRGRGISIHRQGCHNVDPVEHERLVPVHWNLAMENRGRPHTYPINLQIEAMDRVGVLKDVLSRLSDQGINVRHAQVKTSLGQPALMDLGIDVRDCSQLEHLFVQLKKMSDILNVRRVCEAEDCG
- a CDS encoding type II toxin-antitoxin system VapC family toxin — translated: MIESLYLDTSIIGYLTIRPSTNLITASNSIITQSWWDTRRQNFTLYISEVVLEELARGDQEIVTKRLDLINELPLLELNETVEELAQQFLTKSNLPPKASDDALHIALATVYKVDYLLTWNCKHIANAQIQKKLSQISIQSGYELPTICTPYELMGD
- a CDS encoding cysteine desulfurase-like protein yields the protein MNESLDIKWIRAQFPALTQTINGKPAIFFDGPGGTQVPGGVLDAISDYLVRSNANTHGAFATSMRTDALIISARAAIADFLGCDNDEVVFGANMTTLTFSVSRAIGRELQPGDEIIVTNLDHAANISPWYALEEKGVIIRPIDINITDCTLDIKDLEQKINSRTKLVAVTYASNAVGTINDITKITKLAHNVGALVYVDAVHYAPHAPINVHHLDCDFLACSAYKFFAPHVGILYGKREYLTRFSPYKVKPASEEVPSRWETGTLNHEGLAGLVAAINYLAKLGCHVSPTLDSELLSSLMEADKEGLTTFHCPRFLTETAQPNHELASAYHSRRAALVAAMSAIQQYERELSKKLISGLLKIPGLTLYGITEPSQFTWRTPTVSIRIEGKTPATIATILGEKGIFAWYGNFYAVNLTEKLDVETSGGLLRIGLAHYNTVEEIDQLLQALNEI